From Magnolia sinica isolate HGM2019 chromosome 13, MsV1, whole genome shotgun sequence, one genomic window encodes:
- the LOC131223103 gene encoding pyridoxal 5'-phosphate synthase subunit PDX1.3-like isoform X1: MADDAVVAVYSNTAIADAKKNNTFSIKVGLAQMLRGGAILAVTDAEQAKIAEEAGACAVVVSERAVAGIARMADPLLVKEIKRAVSVPVIAKARVGHFVEAQILESIGINYIDESEALAVADEDHHINKHNFRVPFVCGCQNLGEALRRIREGAAMIRTEGDISGDGNIVAAVRQLRSVMGEIRVLSNMDDDEVFTFAKRIEAPYDLLAQAKQLGRLPVVLFASGGIATPADAALMMQLGCDGVFVGREIFDGANPYGRVRAIVRAVAHYNDPHVLAETSTRLNDAMAGLNLSEDGVEQFVGGGKVNREEGNILGRRRKGDYRGICSLLLLNKP, encoded by the exons ATGGCTGACGACGCTGTCGTTGCAGTCTACAGCAACACCGCCATCGCCGACGCCAAGAAGAATAACACCTTCTCCATCAAGGTCGGCCTCGCGCAGATGCTACGGGGCGGGGCGATCCTGGCCGTTACTGATGCCGAGCAGGCCAAGATCGCCGAAGAAGCCGGTGCGTGTGCTGTTGTCGTCTCGGAACGTGCTGTTGCCGGCATTGCACGTATGGCAGATCCGTTGCTCGTGAAGGAAATCAAGCGGGCTGTCTCCGTCCCTGTAATTGCCAAGGCCCGTGTTGGCCATTTTGTTGAGGCGCAGATCCTTGAATCGATCGGCATCAACTACATTGATGAGAGCGAGGCGCTTGCTGTTGCTGATGAAGATCACCATATCAACAAGCACAATTTCCGGGTCCCCTTTGTCTGCGGCTGCCAGAACCTTGGTGAGGCCCTGCGGAGGATAAGAGAAGGGGCGGCTATGATCAGGACTGAGGGTGATATCTCTGGTGACGGGAACATTGTGGCTGCTGTCAGGCAACTGAGGTCGGTGATGGGGGAGATTCGGGTTCTTAGTAACATGGACGACGATGAGGTGTTTACTTTCGCAAAGAGAATTGAAGCCCCTTATGATCTTTTGGCACAGGCCAAGCAGCTGGGCAGGCTACCCGTGGTGCTATTTGCATCTGGTGGCATTGCTACACCGGCTGATGCTGCACTGATGATGCAACTGGGATGCGACGGGGTGTTTGTGGGCCGTGAGATTTTTGATGGGGCCAATCCCTACGGCCGAGTTCGCGCAATTGTTAGGGCAGTGGCCCATTACAATGATCCACACGTACTGGCAGAAACTAGCACTCGACTGAATGATGCAATGGCAGGGCTCAATCTTAGTGAGGACGGGGTCGAACAGTTTGTGGGCGGAG GAAAAGTGAACAGAGAAGAAGGGAATATTTTGGGGAGAAGAAGGAAAGGAGATTACAGAGGAATATGCTCTCTTTTATTATTAAATAAACCCTAG
- the LOC131223103 gene encoding pyridoxal 5'-phosphate synthase-like subunit PDX1.2 isoform X2: MADDAVVAVYSNTAIADAKKNNTFSIKVGLAQMLRGGAILAVTDAEQAKIAEEAGACAVVVSERAVAGIARMADPLLVKEIKRAVSVPVIAKARVGHFVEAQILESIGINYIDESEALAVADEDHHINKHNFRVPFVCGCQNLGEALRRIREGAAMIRTEGDISGDGNIVAAVRQLRSVMGEIRVLSNMDDDEVFTFAKRIEAPYDLLAQAKQLGRLPVVLFASGGIATPADAALMMQLGCDGVFVGREIFDGANPYGRVRAIVRAVAHYNDPHVLAETSTRLNDAMAGLNLSEDGVEQFVGGGLASKNC, from the exons ATGGCTGACGACGCTGTCGTTGCAGTCTACAGCAACACCGCCATCGCCGACGCCAAGAAGAATAACACCTTCTCCATCAAGGTCGGCCTCGCGCAGATGCTACGGGGCGGGGCGATCCTGGCCGTTACTGATGCCGAGCAGGCCAAGATCGCCGAAGAAGCCGGTGCGTGTGCTGTTGTCGTCTCGGAACGTGCTGTTGCCGGCATTGCACGTATGGCAGATCCGTTGCTCGTGAAGGAAATCAAGCGGGCTGTCTCCGTCCCTGTAATTGCCAAGGCCCGTGTTGGCCATTTTGTTGAGGCGCAGATCCTTGAATCGATCGGCATCAACTACATTGATGAGAGCGAGGCGCTTGCTGTTGCTGATGAAGATCACCATATCAACAAGCACAATTTCCGGGTCCCCTTTGTCTGCGGCTGCCAGAACCTTGGTGAGGCCCTGCGGAGGATAAGAGAAGGGGCGGCTATGATCAGGACTGAGGGTGATATCTCTGGTGACGGGAACATTGTGGCTGCTGTCAGGCAACTGAGGTCGGTGATGGGGGAGATTCGGGTTCTTAGTAACATGGACGACGATGAGGTGTTTACTTTCGCAAAGAGAATTGAAGCCCCTTATGATCTTTTGGCACAGGCCAAGCAGCTGGGCAGGCTACCCGTGGTGCTATTTGCATCTGGTGGCATTGCTACACCGGCTGATGCTGCACTGATGATGCAACTGGGATGCGACGGGGTGTTTGTGGGCCGTGAGATTTTTGATGGGGCCAATCCCTACGGCCGAGTTCGCGCAATTGTTAGGGCAGTGGCCCATTACAATGATCCACACGTACTGGCAGAAACTAGCACTCGACTGAATGATGCAATGGCAGGGCTCAATCTTAGTGAGGACGGGGTCGAACAGTTTGTGGGCGGAG GGCTGGCAAGCAAGAATTGCTGA
- the LOC131223104 gene encoding mitochondrial arginine transporter BAC2-like — translation MEFWPEFLAGSWGREFVAGGFGGMAGVISGHPLDTLRIRLQQPSNNTSAFRLLHSIVTTEGPSSLYRGMGTPLATVAFQNAVAFQVYAVLSRAFDSSNGSNPPSYRSVALGGVGTGALQSLILSPVELVKIRLQIQHHRTNVEGPVNVVKNIMRKEGIRGMYRGLAITVLRDAPAHGVYFWTYESTRECLHPGCRKSGQESLRTMLVAGGLAGVASWVCCYPLDVVKTRLQAQSQSHKDCPPPKYCGIIDCFQKSVQEEGYTVLWRGLGTAIARAFVVNGAIFSAYEIALRCLVNNNQSEVKDKKE, via the exons ATGGAGTTCTGGCCAGAATTTCTCGCAGGCAGCTGGGGCAGAGAATTTGTAGCAGGAGGATTTGGCGGCATGGCAGGCGTAATCTCCGGTCATCCGCTCGACACCCTCAGGATCCGCCTCCAACAGCCTTCCAACAACACCTCCGCCTTCAGACTCCTTCACAGTATTGTCACGACTGAAGGCCCTTCTTCTCTCTACAGAGGCATGGGCACTCCCTTGGCTACAGTCGCTTTCCAG AATGCTGTGGCCTTCCAGGTGTATGCAGTTCTGTCGCGAGCTTTTGATTCAAGCAATGGCAGCAACCCACCTTCCTATAGAAGCGTTGCACTAGGAGGGGTAGGGACAGGTGCTCTACAGAGCCTTATTCTCAGCCCCGTTGAACTAGTGAAGATACGCCTCCAAATACAGCATCACCGAACTAACGTGGAAGGGCCAGTGAACGTTGTCAAGAACATTATGAGGAAAGAAGGAATCAGGGGAATGTACCGAGGCCTTGCCATCACTGTGCTACGAGATGCTCCTGCTCACGGTGTTTACTTTTGGACGTACGAGTCCACAAGGGAGTGTCTCCACCCTGGCTGCCGAAAGAGTGGCCAAGAGAGCCTTAGGACGATGCTGGTTGCAGGAGGGTTGGCAGGAGTGGCCAGTTGGGTGTGCTGCTACCCTCTGGATGTAGTGAAAACCAGACTCCAGGCCCAATCACAATCGCACAAGGACTGCCCTCCACCCAAGTACTGCGGCATCATCGATTGCTTCCAAAAGAGCGTACAAGAAGAGGGCTACACCGTGCTCTGGCGCGGATTGGGAACTGCCATTGCACGTGCTTTTGTGGTGAATGGAGCCATATTCTCTGCCTATGAGATAGCTCTACGATGCTTGGTTAATAATAACCAAAGTGAAGTGAAGGACAAGAAAGAGTAA